The Gossypium arboreum isolate Shixiya-1 chromosome 2, ASM2569848v2, whole genome shotgun sequence region CTTTTGAGGACTTGAAACAATTATCAAATTCAagatttaatttagaaaaaaaaatcatactccaatatataaaaatgttaaattcaaGTCCCTAATCataatttaactttttttaaagTTAACCatctaattttatgttttaagataaatttaataaaattcaatcAAAATCTCAAACTAAGCTAAAACTTGAAAATCGACGTTTAACGTGCGACTATTTGGATTTGGTTACGGAGTCCCACGTTCCCCACTGTACACACTTCAAGAACTAAAATCATGAAGATTTTCATTTATCTGATTCGGATTTTCACTGGCCCAAACCGGACCGTACATTCaggtattttcgtaatttcatCCAAACCTCACCTTCTATTTAAACGAACCCATCATCTCCGCTATAAATACTTTGAAACCCagccagaaaaaaaaaaaaaaaaacccaaagagGGAGAAAAAAAATACAAAGAGAGAGAgggaaaaaaagagagagagtaaTGAAGAAGTTCACTTCACGGATTCTTCTTTAATCTTTAAGCCTTAAATCTCTTTACATTTTACTGTTTTACCATCCCACTTTTCTTCCTTAATATTATCGAATCCAACTGGGATTTTGAATTTTTCGCCTTTTTAAAGGAAAAAATGAGTCGATTAGGGTTTAAATCCATGGTGTATCATGGAGACTTTTTTTTGGGTGAACTGAACACTATCCCTATCACGGACTCGAATTTCCAGTTCCCGAATAACGAAATTCGTATCCACCACATCTCCCCTACCAGCGAACGATGCATTCCTCTTTCGATTCTCCACACGATTTCCTCATTTCCCGTTCGTTGCAAGCTCGAATCCCCTTCTCCCGTAGAACAGCCGCATTTGATTCATCTTCACGCCTCTTGCTTTTACGAATTCAAGGTTTCctctaattttttaaatatatttttttaaaaataatttaattaattagttttgactgtggtttttttttatttttttagacgGCGGTGGTTTTGGTTGGAGATGAAGAGGTGCACTTAGTGGCAATGCCGAGTAAACAGAAGAAGTTTCCTTGTTTTTGGTGCTTTTCGGTTTCTACGGGACTGTACAATTCTTGCTTAGGGATGCTTAACTTGAGGTGTCTCGCGATTGTTTTCGATCTCGATGAAACGTTGATTGTTGCCAACACGATGAAGTCGTTTGAGGATAGGATCGAAGTGCTTAGGGGTTGGATTGCGCGGGAGAGTGATCCGATTCGTCATTCAGGGATGTCGGCTGAATTGAGAAGGTATATAGATGATCGGTTGCTGTTGAAGCAGTACGCGGAGAGTGATTGTGTTGTTGataatggaaaaatgtttaaAGTTCAGATGGAAGAGGTTCCACCTTTGTCTGATGGCCATGAGAAAGTTGTTCGGCCTGTGATTAGGTTGCAAGACAGAAATATTGTCCTTACTCGTATCAATCCTGAGGTTAGAGAAACAATTATTGACTTGATGTGCTTTTGTTGATTTAGTTGTTTATATATTAGTGGATTTGTGTTCTTCAACGATTGTTCATAGAAACATAATATCGATATGGATTCCATCGGTTGTTTTAGAAGTTAGAACAATGAAGCTCCATCCCTTTTTGGCATattttaatgataaaaataaattggGATTTATGTTGTATCATGTGGAATTTACTGAGCTGATCGTCCTTCCGTGATACAGGCATTTTGATAAATGCATAATGTAACACGTGAAACAATGAATGAATAAAGGATTCTGTTTGGAATATGAAGTTGTGTACGCTTTCTCATTTATGAATAGTTTTCTTTGTACAGATTCGGGATACCAGTGTGCTGGTGAGGTTACGACCAGCGTGGGAGGAATTGAGAAGCTATTTGACTGCGAAAGGACGAAAGCGCTTTGAAGTATATGTTTGTACTATGGCTGAAAGAGATTATGCATTAGAGATGTGGAGGCTTCTTGATCCTGGGGCACATCTGATAGGTTCAAAACAACTACTGGACCGTGTTGTTTGTGTCAAATCTGGTAAGTCGATTAACAAGTTTAACTATCTTCTTTTGTACTTGAGTCATGGTGTGCTATCattcaaatgatgaaattttagaaattaattctaattCTTTTTGGAATCTGAGTTTCTGATTCTTAATTTTCTATTAGCATATGTGAAAATTGTCTCTTCAAGCAATGAACCTGTAGTAGTAGTAGGTAGCCTCCCTTTCTTGTTGGTGCTACCACTTTGTCGACTGCTTTAGCAACCATGTAatgtctttttgttttcttaatgACTTTTACAGGTTCCAGGAAATCTTTGCTAAATGTGTTCCGTGATGGCAAGTGCCATCCACAGATGGCAATGGTAATTGATGATCGTTCAAAGGTCTGGGAGGATAAGGATCAACCTCGAGTTCATGTAGTTCCTCCATTTGCTCCGTATTATGCTCCTCAGGCGGAGGTACATGCTGTGCTTATTTGTGAGCTAACTTATTAATAATCTGAGATATTGTTTTCCTGTTCTGATTTTTTTCTTGGAAAATCTTTTCCCTCTTTATTAGACAGCAAATGCAGTTCCAGTCCTCTGTGTGGCAAGAAATGTTGCATGCAATGCCCGGGGTTTGTTTTTCAAGTAAGCCATTAATTTTGTGTGGTAGATGGCTATCCCTCATTATCATCCTTTGATGTCTGCATTTCTAACTTCTGATGGTATGTTTTATTTAGAGAGTTTGATGAGAATGTATTGCGGAAGATGTCTGAAGTTTTTTATGAAGATGAGGTGGTAAATCTGCCTGTTGCCCCTGATGTGAGCAACTATTTGATGTCAGAGGTACTTAAATTGACCATATATGATAATTAGTTATGAGAATCTTTGAATTTCCAATTGCATTTCAAGTATTTACTTGTCACTGATTGCAGGAAGCTAGTTTTGCTTCAAATGGGAACAGTGGAGCTCCTATCTGTGAAGGAATGAATGGAGCTGAAGTTGAGCGGAGGATGAATCAGTCGGTAAGTTTGGTAGTTGCTTGGTGAATGAATATAAATTTGCCAATTGTCCTTGGTCTGGATACTACTTTTGTTGAATAAGTGCTCTAACAACAATTAATAAACTATACACATGATAACGTTGTGTTGCACTTTGCCATCTTTTGGATAAGTTCATTCTTTTCAGTTGCTTCTAGTGACGTGTGTTGCCATTTTGagttttttattatttgaaatgtgttttttcCCTTAACTTTCATTATTATAATATCTCTAGTTTATTCAGGAGGAGAAGCATGTTTTGGACTCTTCCACTCGTCCAGTTACAAATAACCCTGAGTTGCGGTCTGAAACCTCTCAGCCACCTGTTACAGATATTGTTGGTCCTGTATTTCCAGTAGCACCATTGCCTTCTCAGAGTAGGGTTTCAGTTTAAtgttattttgttttgattagaagGCATTATTTACTGGGTTGGAGTGTATTTGgccttatttttttacttttaactgTATCTTAGAACCTAGTATACTTGGAGCTCCTGGTCTGCTTTCAAATCCTATGATGCTTGGAGCTTCTGTAAGAAGAGATAACAACGGTAGTGAAGGTGATTATGACATGAAGAGAAGAGCCCTTGGCATAAAACAGAGTTTAGACTTAAGGAAACAGAGCTCGATCCAACCTCCACTCCTACCTAAATTTCCGATACagacatcatcatcatcactagTGCCTCAGGGAGGTTGGTTGGTGGAAGAAGACATCAATGAATCACATCTAAATGATCGACCATCAGGCACCGCACAAGAATCTGATGTAATAAAATCTGATAAATTGCGAGGTTATCAGAATCCGTTTTCTCATACAGCACCTGGTTCTGTTTCCATTGGTTTACCATCGTATGCATCCCAAGTGAAGATTGAAGAGGTTTGATCAAAATTCCTCTAGAATTATCTCATTAATCTGTGTGCATCCTAAATTTTGTCTTGTATGCTTCAGGCACGTACTGGACTGGATACACCAAAGCAGAATGTTCTGCCTACTGCTCATTTATCAGGTTTCTGAAGCTATTACGCTTGTCTTGTGTCATTCAGTTGTTGCATGATATTGATATTCTATTGAAAGGAGGCTTGTGGTCTTGTAAATATGTTACTAGGTAAAATAGTTTGAATAACGAATAACCAGAGCTACTATGCATGGCAGATAAGTTATGGAGTATATGGAGATAAATATGCTTGTTAAAGTGTAATTGATAAATACTCGTTCAAATGAGAAAAGAAGCTGTCTAGAAAATCCAAAAGCAGGTAGAAGAGTTGAACATGGAATGGAGGAGTTGAATTGGGTCTTTTTGTATTGTTGCATTAAATTAGATGAATTTAGATATTGTGGGAGGACATGGTTCCAAGGTTTGTCATGCACATCTATTATTATTGTTTGGAGTAAAGGCGGTTTTAGATAATTGGGTAGTAACTTCCATAAATGATTGTTTGAATTCACTTGCAGAGATAGGTGGAACTCAGAATCATCTGCCTTCTATTACTAGAGAATTGCAGTCTGAAGGTGCAAAAATGAATCTTCTACCCTCCCATTTGTCGATAGGTGTTCTACAAGAAATTGGACGAAGATGTGGTTCAAAGGTACCATTACTTTGAGGGTTAGGATCtcattcattaaatttcctttttatCGTATATGACTTCAATGACCATTCATGAGTATGACTGTCTCAATTTATTTATGGGTCCTTTTCTTGTGAATGGTGTTGATGAGCGTAAAGTAGTGTACAAAAAACAATATAGGGGGGACCAGCTCTTTAGGTGCACGGTTATTTATAGTTAAGCTTGATTGCCTTGTTTAATCAATCTACTGTTTTTCAAATTTGTATTTTACAGGTTGAGTTCAGGTCTGTGGTAAGCACCAGTAAGGATTTGCAGTTTTCTGTTGAGGTCAGTGAAAGCTGTACTTCCTTGCTAATAAATGGAATTCTTCTGGATTGATCTGAGTTTTCAACTGTGTATGCGCCTTGTAATATTGTGAAAATGCTTTGTTTTTGGTGGTATTGACATGTatttttttcttgaaactagctTCACTAATACTCTTTGTTCCCTTATTTCCTTTACCTTCTCTGATTGTAGTTTGTGAATTTGTTTTGACTTTTCAGAAAGCATCTCATTTTTCCAGCTTATTTTATTTAGGTTTTATTCACTGGGGAGAAGATTGGTGTTGGAATGGGTAAGACAAGGAGGGATGCTCAGCAGCAAGCTGCTGAGCTTGCGCTTCATAATTTAGCAGGTGCGTTCATTCTTGGTTGTTTCTCTTGCTGTACTTGttattataattatttgtttCAAGACTGCAAGCATTCATCTTGGTTTCAATATGATTGGTCAGAAATGAATGATAAGGAATATAGTCCTTAGGCTATAAGTGTATTCATCTTTTTTAACTTTCTCAAAGGTCCCATGAGTTCTATTTAGTTTCATGAAAGGAGTTTAAACCTTTTAGTGCTTTTTGGAACCTTCTAGGGCTATGGATATGCATATTTTCATGCATCATACTTGGTGAAAAGTATGATTGTGTTATAATACGGGTGTATTAGTAGATTATGCAGGTTTTTTTTGTTTCCAGTTTGTGTTTTTCTTAACTATGACATCAAGTGAAGGTGCAGTAAGTACCTAACTAATTATATACATGGCATCTCAGAAAAATATGTAGCATATATAGCGCCTCGTTCGGGAGCTGTGGATAGAGATTTCAATAATCTCTCTCTTGGAACTGAAAATGGATTTCTATGGGACGTGAATCCTGCATCCAATGAAGCAATAAAAGAAGGGTTTCCTAAAGATAATACTTCTGAGGTGAGCATTCCTGATGGCTTTCGTTACTTGATTTGATTTCTTTGTTTATAAAAAAGGTGATGCTTGGATAAACGGTATCTGGGCAAAACTTTTCCAGATATAGGTAGTGGTTATATGGAGAGAAACCACTCCTCTTTGAATTGCACCAAGATGTAAGAGCTAAAACTCTTCAAGGAGAGTGGGCCAGCTTATTGTCTGCTACTGTTGCCTTAATTGGCTCACTCAATCCTTTTAAGAGGTAAGGGCTTGGTGTCAGTCTTTAGTTTGCCCATTATCCAAGTACTCCCAGTACATTTCTTTCAGATATTTATTCCCTCTTGTAGATGTAATATGTGGACGTAATTTCCTTGAATGTGAATCCTCTGCTAATATCCCATGATTACTGAGTTTGATTTATATACTTGGAGATGTTTACAAGCAATCATGTTCTCAAGTGTCAAGTAAAAATGAGTTGATTTAGGTACTTGGAGACTTGAAATCAGGTTTTAGAATGgcttattaataattatttttgttttcgtGAATGATCGGAAAACATTGCATTCATTGATTTCAGCTGGTATAGATTAACCGACTTGTTTGTTTGATGACTAAATATCAGGCTGCTGAAGAACCTGGGAGTAATTCATCCAGTATAGCAAATCAACCAGTTGAAAAACGTGCTAATTCACCAAGGTATATATGTTTTCCTTTTGTATCTACTCTTGTATTTGTAGGATGTATTTAGGCCCTTAGCCTTGAAAATTATGGAAAGTAGGGTTCACTGACCAAGTGCCGACTGAGTTCTTTCTATTTGAGTGGCATATTTAAGTACATTCAAGTAGATATGTCAATTGGGTGAGTGGGATTAGTTTTGGCTTTGGTCATTTCGTGTTATAAAATTTTTTAGTCACTTCGCTTCAGATCAATTTCATGTTTGGATCAATTTTATGTTGGGGTCATTCCAAGTTCAGGTTATTTTGGGTTTGAGTGATTCAGGTTTGATGCTAAGGTTTTTCGAGTCAGATTATTTTCTGTTTGGGTTGTTTCAATTTTCGAATTTGAATTGTTTTAGGTTCGGGTTGAACAGGTTTGGGTTGTTGGCTTCTTATGGTTAAATTGGGTCAAGTTGGGTCGGTTGACCAGGTTGGATTTATGAGTTCAAATCAGAATTAACATGTCCACATTCAAGGCTCATGTGCCTTCCCATGTCATTCTTACTCAGAACCTCATCTTTTCCAGTGTTTTTGTTCCATATCTTAGGGTTTGCATGGCTTTTACATCAGAGAGATGTTTTTACTTATTTGCACTTTTATCTACGATTAGGAGTTAGGACTGCTATTGCAAATCTTCATCAGACAGTGACTGGGTTTCATTGTGGAAACTTTCCTGGTTTCTCGCCTATCCATCACCAACGTGGACTCACTTTTTGAATGGAATAGTAGTTAGCATCAAAGgatgggattttttttttttttttttgagctttGAGGCTTTAAGAAACTAATGTTTTGCTTCTTAACGTTAGTTATCTCTATTTGCAGATTGTCCGAATCTATGCCGAGCAAACGGTCAAAGGAAGGAGTTCTGCGAAGATTAGGAAGTAGTCTATCATCCTCACGGCAATCAAAAAATGAGCATACCATTTCATGACAAGCCATGAGAAGGTTTTGAGATGACATGAATTTTGCATAGCAGATGTGCATCAGAGATACCAACCTTTTTTGCAGAATTAGGATTTATAACTAATTCTGAGGTAAATAGATCTCTTCTGGAAATATGGAGGCaatctttaaatttttttgtgATCCTTTTTAACCTAACATTTCCTGCAATGTGTATGATCAAAGGCAGAGCTTTATTCTCAGATCACAATTTCAATGACCGATACGAATTTTTCGGCCCCAATCCTATCTCTTCTCTTCGGGTAATTTACATTCTAGATCACCGATAATCCGACTTAAATTGTAAATTGTTTCCTCTTCTCTGCATCTCTTCATGCTTGCATATGCATGTGCAAGTATATTTCGGTACTTGCAGATTTGATGTATTCCCCTTTTATACCATTCATTGTCAAAAGTTTCAAATTCATCGTGGAATTAGCATTTCATATTATGATCTTTGTGGTTAGtggtaagtttctaaaattttaaatatttgcaTAAAAGTGACAAAGTGTGATAATTATGATAGTTAAATCAAATTTAAGTTATAATTGAGAGGACAAAATTATGAGTAATAAATttatgtttcattttcacaagttTCTCACTTGAGACAGCACAAAAGAGAACCCTAAAATTCAATAGCAGAAATGACTCTAAATAAAAATGAAGCATTGCCAAGTTTTTCAATCCAAGAAGTACAAGAGAAATTAAGCAAACTAAGCATAACGCTATCCTAGTTAATTAACTAGAACATGTACCCATGGTGGTCCTCTTCCCATATTCTTGTCTCTATGCCTTAGCCTATTCaaagttcattgtatgaaaaaatacatataaaatcTGTACAATTTTCAATATAATCCAAATCATCCCATCTCTGCCGATGTATTTTTGGCATTCATGGTCCTATAATTTCTCACTGCATTTGGATAAAATTTGAGAATTAGTACCGTTTACGTTCCACATGAGGTGTAGTAGAGGGGCGTTGGAGTTTTTATTCCACGACACATTCGGATGTTTTTGAATAATGGAATAGTTGAATGAATTTTGCTTTATTTTCTTGGGTTATCTGTGGATTATCTTTTTACATGAGAGTGCTTGATTCTTTTTTTTACTAGTCAAGGCTATTGTTCTTAGTTCGACAAGGTAATGCTTAAGGATTCTACTCTACCGCCCGCCCTTCTGTTTTGCATTGGGTGTTTATTGAATTAAGTGTAATGCTGTGATAGGTACTATTTAAGAGTTTTTGAAGTTTGGGTTTCTTGGCCAATTATTCCTTGAGCATTTAAGTTTATTATTTTAGGTTGGGTTCTTTGTTCTAAAGATATAACATATAGAGAACATCTAtactaaatattattttttgttatttttgaaagAATATTGTTTTAgaaacattattttattattttaa contains the following coding sequences:
- the LOC108467185 gene encoding RNA polymerase II C-terminal domain phosphatase-like 2; translated protein: MSRLGFKSMVYHGDFFLGELNTIPITDSNFQFPNNEIRIHHISPTSERCIPLSILHTISSFPVRCKLESPSPVEQPHLIHLHASCFYEFKTAVVLVGDEEVHLVAMPSKQKKFPCFWCFSVSTGLYNSCLGMLNLRCLAIVFDLDETLIVANTMKSFEDRIEVLRGWIARESDPIRHSGMSAELRRYIDDRLLLKQYAESDCVVDNGKMFKVQMEEVPPLSDGHEKVVRPVIRLQDRNIVLTRINPEIRDTSVLVRLRPAWEELRSYLTAKGRKRFEVYVCTMAERDYALEMWRLLDPGAHLIGSKQLLDRVVCVKSGSRKSLLNVFRDGKCHPQMAMVIDDRSKVWEDKDQPRVHVVPPFAPYYAPQAETANAVPVLCVARNVACNARGLFFKEFDENVLRKMSEVFYEDEVVNLPVAPDVSNYLMSEEASFASNGNSGAPICEGMNGAEVERRMNQSEEKHVLDSSTRPVTNNPELRSETSQPPVTDIVGPVFPVAPLPSQKPSILGAPGLLSNPMMLGASVRRDNNGSEGDYDMKRRALGIKQSLDLRKQSSIQPPLLPKFPIQTSSSSLVPQGGWLVEEDINESHLNDRPSGTAQESDVIKSDKLRGYQNPFSHTAPGSVSIGLPSYASQVKIEEARTGLDTPKQNVLPTAHLSEIGGTQNHLPSITRELQSEGAKMNLLPSHLSIGVLQEIGRRCGSKVEFRSVVSTSKDLQFSVEVLFTGEKIGVGMGKTRRDAQQQAAELALHNLAEKYVAYIAPRSGAVDRDFNNLSLGTENGFLWDVNPASNEAIKEGFPKDNTSEAAEEPGSNSSSIANQPVEKRANSPRLSESMPSKRSKEGVLRRLGSSLSSSRQSKNEHTIS